The following proteins come from a genomic window of Malus sylvestris chromosome 4, drMalSylv7.2, whole genome shotgun sequence:
- the LOC126618006 gene encoding uncharacterized protein LOC126618006 isoform X1, whose protein sequence is MEVVTVGVFVLFLFFVWDRSATMEKRELKQSHLAQQWKEVLGSDGSTRNVQLLTRFQELQDYFDSERNSLLTRNREIEDREKEWEAKVLNFNLEVEAKARKLQEIESLAEEKGKEVEFKTIKLGLIQKSMVECCNTLESKEEVIGAMEKRTRKLAAKKRELEGLVDKLEFRWRQVEKLGLVDSMVTECLNEVQLEGKQLHSRERSLQGCSGGVEKKERIEELAKELELERKQIDSVIQERRQHFDSQEKMLTEGSHGLEMKKRQLEEKAKELDLKQKQFDSVIQERQKHLDSQESSLQERSCALEVKDRLLEDQIREFESKQKQLDLMIQGRQQRLDSQEKMLLVSSHGLEMKEKQLEKQAKELELKQKQFDLMVHEHKKHLDSQGKLLQDCFHELQMKWWQVEEQAKELELKRKQFDAMAQESQKQFISQEKLLHEFSNGLEMKERNLEEHVKEFESNQNVFVLMIQEDQRHLDSQKKWLQERSHGLQMKERQFEEQVKEFESKQKQSYSLIQERQQHLDSQEKLLQESSHGLERREMQLQEQVKELESKHKEFDSIRKSTEEHIQNLKSKEKTNVHPEVDNDQQLLCTPATIINRDGRGLQLLMNEHLKRIDLVGTEISTVLQVSSDPAKLVLNAMQGFYPSNLTGDNSETSDYDLRVIRRSCILLLQELKIFSPQISPQVREDAMNLAADWKAKMTMASENGMEVLGFLKLVTVYDITTTCDPKELQSLLTIVAQHGQATELCQALKTTKKAPASNSISFPVKVEEPESSPVRNVLTSSSPNLQPGATTDATNMQGSLNEHSSGNPPMQNEMFVALQMSLHPEKLAFKLIKTHLDQCWGNRDVGLGAVVMENTISLLIDLAKVTPLVGSDVKKDAKELAVQWKAKLRADSENSFEILGFLQFISTYELLSAFNKDEIVKLFGMIYLDEMALNSHRTLGLSDKIPDLIQNLGIKIQPPERRKCKRLRRLSELP, encoded by the exons ATGGAGGTCGTAACAGTtggggtttttgttttgtttcttttctttgtttgggACAGAAGCGCAACAATGGAGAAAAGGGAGTTGAAGCAGAGCCATCTTGCCCAGCAATGGAAGGAGGTTTTGGGTTCTGACGGTTCGACCCGGAATGTGCAGCTCCTGACCCGATTCCAAGAGCTCCAGGACTACTTTGACTCGGAACGGAACTCGCTTCTGACCCGAAACCGAGAGATTGAGGACCGGGAGAAGGAATGGGAAGCTAAAGTTTTAAACTTTAACTTGGAAGTGGAAGCGAAAGCCCGAAAATTGCAGGAAATCGAGAGTTTGGCAGAGGAGAAAGGAAAAGAGGTTGAGTTTAAAACTATAAAACTTGGTCTCATTCAGAAATCAATGGTGGAATGCTGTAATACACTCGAATCGAAAGAAGAAGTCATCGGGGCAATGGAGAAGAGGACCCGTAAACTCGCAGCGAAAAAGAGGGAACTTGAAGGATTGGTTGATAAGCTCGAATTTAGATGGAGACAAGTTGAGAAACTCGGTTTGGTTGATAGCATGGTCACTGAATGCCTGAATGAGGTTCAATTGGAAGGAAAGCAATTGCATTCGCGTGAAAGGTCGTTGCAAGGATGTTCCGGTGGAgttgaaaagaaagagagaattgAAGAACTGGCCAAAGAGCTTGAGTTGGAACGAAAACAAATTGATTCGGTGATTCAAGAACGCCGACAACATTTTGATTCACAAGAAAAGATGTTAACAGAAGGCTCCCATGGACTTGAAATGAAAAAGAGGCAACTTGAAGAAAAGGCCAAAGAGCTTGACTTGAAACAAAAACAGTTTGATTCGGTGATTCAGGAACGCCAAAAGCATTTGGATTCACAAGAAAGTTCGTTACAAGAGCGTTCCTGTGCACTTGAAGTGAAGGATAGGCTACTTGAGGATCAGATCAGAGAGTTTGAATCAAAGCAAAAACAGTTAGATTTGATGATTCAAGGACGACAACAACGTTTGGATTCCCAAGAAAAGATGTTACTAGTAAGTTCCCACGGACTTGAAATGAAAGAGAAGCAACTTGAAAAACAGGCCAAAGAGCTTGAGTTGAAACAAAAACAGTTTGATTTGATGGTTCATGAACACAAGAAGCATTTGGATTCACAAGGAAAGTTGTTACAAGACTGTTTCCATGAACTTCAAATGAAATGGTGGCAAGTTGAAGAACAGGCCAAAGAGCTCGAGTTGAAACGAAAACAATTTGATGCAATGGCTCAAGAAAGCCAGAAGCAATTCATTTCACAGGAAAAGTTGTTACATGAATTCTCCAATGGACTTGAAATGAAAGAGAGGAACCTTGAAGAACATGTCAAAGAGTTTGAGTCAAAtcaaaatgtttttgttttgatgATTCAAGAAGACCAACGACATTTGGATTCCCAGAAAAAATGGTTGCAAGAACGTTCCCATGGACTCCAAATGAAAGAGAGGCAATTTGAAGAACAAGTCAAAGagtttgaatcaaaacaaaaacaatcgtATTCACTGATTCAAGAACGCCAACAACATTTGGATTCACAAGAAAAGTTGTTACAGGAAAGTTCACATGGACTTGAAAGGAGAGAGATGCAACTCCAAGAACAGGTCAAAGAGCTTGAATCGAAACATAAAGAATTTGATTCGATTAGAAAATCCACGGAGGAACACATCCAAAACCTGAAATCCAAGGAGAAGACTAATGTCCATCCTGAAGTGGATAATGATCAGCAATTGCTATGTACCCCTGCTACCATTATCAATAGGGATGGAAGAGGCTTGCAGTTGCTCATGAATGAGCATTTGAAAAGAATTGATTTAGTTGGCACTGAAATCTCAACTGTTCTCCAGGTGTCATCTGACCCAGCAAAACTAGTTTTGAATGCAATGCAAGGGTTTTATCCTTCAAATTTGACTGGAGACAACTCAGAGACGTCTGATTATGATTTGAGAGTTATTAGGAGGAGTTGTATTCTTTTGTTACAGGAGTTGAAGATATTCTCCCCACAAATAAGTCCTCAGGTGAGAGAAGATGCAATGAATTTGGCAGCTGATTGGAAGGCTAAGATGACGATGGCAAGCGAGAATGGTATGGAGGTTTTGGGCTTTTTGAAGCTTGTTACTGTGTATGACATCACAACTACTTGTGATCCAAAGGAGCTTCAAAGTCTTCTCACTATCGTGGCTCAGCATGGACAAGCAACTGAGTTATGCCAGGCACTTAAGACCACAAAAAAGGCACCCG CGAGCAACAGCATTTCTTTCCCCGTCAAAGTTGAGGAACCAGAATCTTCACCGGTTAGAAATGTACTTACTTCATcttctccaaatcttcaaccTGGTGCCACTACAGATGCAACAAATATGCAGGGCTCTCTAAACGAGCATTCAAGTGGTAACCCACCAATGCAGAATGAAATGTTTGTTGCCCTACAAATGTCATTGCACCCGGAAAAACTTGCTTTCAAGTTGATAAAAACTCATTTGGATCAATGCTGGGGGAACAGAGATGTTGGTCTTGGAGCAGTTGTCATGGAGAATACCATTTCCCTGTTGATTGATCTAGCAAAAGTCACACCTCTTGTTGGATCTGATGTGAAAAAAGATGCTAAAGAGCTAGCAGTCCAGTGGAAGGCAAAATTGAGAGCTGATTCTGAAAATTCCTTTGAGATTTTGGGGTTTTTGCAGTTTATATCTACATATGAATTGCTTTCTGCCTTTAACAAAGATGAGATTGTGAAGCTTTTTGGGATGATTTATCTGGATGAAATGGCTCTAAACTCACACCGGACACTTGGTCTTTCGGATAAGATCCCTG ATTTGATTCAGAATCTTGGCATCAAGATTCAACCGCCGGAACGGCGCAAATGTAAGCGTCTCAGACGGCTGAGTGAGCTGCCGTGA
- the LOC126618006 gene encoding uncharacterized protein LOC126618006 isoform X2, which produces MEKRELKQSHLAQQWKEVLGSDGSTRNVQLLTRFQELQDYFDSERNSLLTRNREIEDREKEWEAKVLNFNLEVEAKARKLQEIESLAEEKGKEVEFKTIKLGLIQKSMVECCNTLESKEEVIGAMEKRTRKLAAKKRELEGLVDKLEFRWRQVEKLGLVDSMVTECLNEVQLEGKQLHSRERSLQGCSGGVEKKERIEELAKELELERKQIDSVIQERRQHFDSQEKMLTEGSHGLEMKKRQLEEKAKELDLKQKQFDSVIQERQKHLDSQESSLQERSCALEVKDRLLEDQIREFESKQKQLDLMIQGRQQRLDSQEKMLLVSSHGLEMKEKQLEKQAKELELKQKQFDLMVHEHKKHLDSQGKLLQDCFHELQMKWWQVEEQAKELELKRKQFDAMAQESQKQFISQEKLLHEFSNGLEMKERNLEEHVKEFESNQNVFVLMIQEDQRHLDSQKKWLQERSHGLQMKERQFEEQVKEFESKQKQSYSLIQERQQHLDSQEKLLQESSHGLERREMQLQEQVKELESKHKEFDSIRKSTEEHIQNLKSKEKTNVHPEVDNDQQLLCTPATIINRDGRGLQLLMNEHLKRIDLVGTEISTVLQVSSDPAKLVLNAMQGFYPSNLTGDNSETSDYDLRVIRRSCILLLQELKIFSPQISPQVREDAMNLAADWKAKMTMASENGMEVLGFLKLVTVYDITTTCDPKELQSLLTIVAQHGQATELCQALKTTKKAPASNSISFPVKVEEPESSPVRNVLTSSSPNLQPGATTDATNMQGSLNEHSSGNPPMQNEMFVALQMSLHPEKLAFKLIKTHLDQCWGNRDVGLGAVVMENTISLLIDLAKVTPLVGSDVKKDAKELAVQWKAKLRADSENSFEILGFLQFISTYELLSAFNKDEIVKLFGMIYLDEMALNSHRTLGLSDKIPDLIQNLGIKIQPPERRKCKRLRRLSELP; this is translated from the exons ATGGAGAAAAGGGAGTTGAAGCAGAGCCATCTTGCCCAGCAATGGAAGGAGGTTTTGGGTTCTGACGGTTCGACCCGGAATGTGCAGCTCCTGACCCGATTCCAAGAGCTCCAGGACTACTTTGACTCGGAACGGAACTCGCTTCTGACCCGAAACCGAGAGATTGAGGACCGGGAGAAGGAATGGGAAGCTAAAGTTTTAAACTTTAACTTGGAAGTGGAAGCGAAAGCCCGAAAATTGCAGGAAATCGAGAGTTTGGCAGAGGAGAAAGGAAAAGAGGTTGAGTTTAAAACTATAAAACTTGGTCTCATTCAGAAATCAATGGTGGAATGCTGTAATACACTCGAATCGAAAGAAGAAGTCATCGGGGCAATGGAGAAGAGGACCCGTAAACTCGCAGCGAAAAAGAGGGAACTTGAAGGATTGGTTGATAAGCTCGAATTTAGATGGAGACAAGTTGAGAAACTCGGTTTGGTTGATAGCATGGTCACTGAATGCCTGAATGAGGTTCAATTGGAAGGAAAGCAATTGCATTCGCGTGAAAGGTCGTTGCAAGGATGTTCCGGTGGAgttgaaaagaaagagagaattgAAGAACTGGCCAAAGAGCTTGAGTTGGAACGAAAACAAATTGATTCGGTGATTCAAGAACGCCGACAACATTTTGATTCACAAGAAAAGATGTTAACAGAAGGCTCCCATGGACTTGAAATGAAAAAGAGGCAACTTGAAGAAAAGGCCAAAGAGCTTGACTTGAAACAAAAACAGTTTGATTCGGTGATTCAGGAACGCCAAAAGCATTTGGATTCACAAGAAAGTTCGTTACAAGAGCGTTCCTGTGCACTTGAAGTGAAGGATAGGCTACTTGAGGATCAGATCAGAGAGTTTGAATCAAAGCAAAAACAGTTAGATTTGATGATTCAAGGACGACAACAACGTTTGGATTCCCAAGAAAAGATGTTACTAGTAAGTTCCCACGGACTTGAAATGAAAGAGAAGCAACTTGAAAAACAGGCCAAAGAGCTTGAGTTGAAACAAAAACAGTTTGATTTGATGGTTCATGAACACAAGAAGCATTTGGATTCACAAGGAAAGTTGTTACAAGACTGTTTCCATGAACTTCAAATGAAATGGTGGCAAGTTGAAGAACAGGCCAAAGAGCTCGAGTTGAAACGAAAACAATTTGATGCAATGGCTCAAGAAAGCCAGAAGCAATTCATTTCACAGGAAAAGTTGTTACATGAATTCTCCAATGGACTTGAAATGAAAGAGAGGAACCTTGAAGAACATGTCAAAGAGTTTGAGTCAAAtcaaaatgtttttgttttgatgATTCAAGAAGACCAACGACATTTGGATTCCCAGAAAAAATGGTTGCAAGAACGTTCCCATGGACTCCAAATGAAAGAGAGGCAATTTGAAGAACAAGTCAAAGagtttgaatcaaaacaaaaacaatcgtATTCACTGATTCAAGAACGCCAACAACATTTGGATTCACAAGAAAAGTTGTTACAGGAAAGTTCACATGGACTTGAAAGGAGAGAGATGCAACTCCAAGAACAGGTCAAAGAGCTTGAATCGAAACATAAAGAATTTGATTCGATTAGAAAATCCACGGAGGAACACATCCAAAACCTGAAATCCAAGGAGAAGACTAATGTCCATCCTGAAGTGGATAATGATCAGCAATTGCTATGTACCCCTGCTACCATTATCAATAGGGATGGAAGAGGCTTGCAGTTGCTCATGAATGAGCATTTGAAAAGAATTGATTTAGTTGGCACTGAAATCTCAACTGTTCTCCAGGTGTCATCTGACCCAGCAAAACTAGTTTTGAATGCAATGCAAGGGTTTTATCCTTCAAATTTGACTGGAGACAACTCAGAGACGTCTGATTATGATTTGAGAGTTATTAGGAGGAGTTGTATTCTTTTGTTACAGGAGTTGAAGATATTCTCCCCACAAATAAGTCCTCAGGTGAGAGAAGATGCAATGAATTTGGCAGCTGATTGGAAGGCTAAGATGACGATGGCAAGCGAGAATGGTATGGAGGTTTTGGGCTTTTTGAAGCTTGTTACTGTGTATGACATCACAACTACTTGTGATCCAAAGGAGCTTCAAAGTCTTCTCACTATCGTGGCTCAGCATGGACAAGCAACTGAGTTATGCCAGGCACTTAAGACCACAAAAAAGGCACCCG CGAGCAACAGCATTTCTTTCCCCGTCAAAGTTGAGGAACCAGAATCTTCACCGGTTAGAAATGTACTTACTTCATcttctccaaatcttcaaccTGGTGCCACTACAGATGCAACAAATATGCAGGGCTCTCTAAACGAGCATTCAAGTGGTAACCCACCAATGCAGAATGAAATGTTTGTTGCCCTACAAATGTCATTGCACCCGGAAAAACTTGCTTTCAAGTTGATAAAAACTCATTTGGATCAATGCTGGGGGAACAGAGATGTTGGTCTTGGAGCAGTTGTCATGGAGAATACCATTTCCCTGTTGATTGATCTAGCAAAAGTCACACCTCTTGTTGGATCTGATGTGAAAAAAGATGCTAAAGAGCTAGCAGTCCAGTGGAAGGCAAAATTGAGAGCTGATTCTGAAAATTCCTTTGAGATTTTGGGGTTTTTGCAGTTTATATCTACATATGAATTGCTTTCTGCCTTTAACAAAGATGAGATTGTGAAGCTTTTTGGGATGATTTATCTGGATGAAATGGCTCTAAACTCACACCGGACACTTGGTCTTTCGGATAAGATCCCTG ATTTGATTCAGAATCTTGGCATCAAGATTCAACCGCCGGAACGGCGCAAATGTAAGCGTCTCAGACGGCTGAGTGAGCTGCCGTGA